Proteins from one Flavobacterium sp. N2038 genomic window:
- a CDS encoding aldo/keto reductase — MSKTTLSPIISGTMNWGVWDKNLTPKEMESMIQVCIENKITTFDHADIYGDYTTEADFGKAFKASKISREKLQLITKCGIQMIAEGRKNKIKHYDYSKEYIIWSVEESLKKLKTDYVDVFLLHRPSPLMQADEIAEAVEKLKSEGKIVDFGLSNFTNSQTELIRQKTEISYNQVQFSATHFEAMTDGSLDYMQTQGIRPLSWNPLGTVFREDTKKTRRLKKLLAELMHKYGYGSDTLLLAWILKHPAGVIPIAGTVNIARIQALMRAVELEMDKEDWFAIWTESMGDDVP, encoded by the coding sequence ATGAGCAAGACAACATTATCGCCTATTATTTCGGGTACTATGAATTGGGGTGTCTGGGACAAAAATTTGACGCCAAAAGAAATGGAAAGTATGATACAGGTTTGTATCGAAAACAAAATTACCACTTTTGATCACGCCGATATTTACGGGGATTATACTACCGAAGCAGATTTTGGGAAGGCGTTTAAAGCCAGTAAAATTTCAAGAGAAAAATTACAGTTAATTACAAAATGCGGAATTCAGATGATTGCTGAAGGTCGTAAAAATAAAATTAAGCATTATGATTATTCGAAAGAGTACATCATCTGGTCTGTTGAAGAATCATTAAAAAAACTTAAAACAGATTATGTTGATGTGTTTTTATTACATAGACCAAGTCCGTTAATGCAGGCTGACGAAATTGCAGAAGCAGTTGAGAAATTAAAATCGGAAGGTAAAATTGTTGATTTTGGACTTTCAAATTTCACGAATTCTCAAACCGAATTAATTCGTCAAAAAACAGAAATAAGTTATAATCAGGTGCAGTTTTCAGCAACACACTTTGAAGCAATGACAGACGGAAGCTTAGATTATATGCAAACACAAGGAATTCGTCCGTTGTCATGGAATCCGCTTGGGACTGTTTTTAGAGAAGATACAAAGAAAACACGTCGTTTAAAAAAGTTACTTGCAGAGTTAATGCATAAGTACGGATATGGTTCTGATACCCTTTTGCTAGCCTGGATTTTGAAACATCCGGCTGGTGTGATTCCGATTGCAGGAACTGTTAATATTGCAAGAATTCAGGCTTTAATGAGAGCCGTTGAACTGGAAATGGATAAAGAAGACTGGTTTGCCATCTGGACAGAAAGTATGGGCGACGATGTGCCTTAA
- a CDS encoding vWA domain-containing protein: protein MSKITFLNPEFFWLFLLIPIVIAWFFWKRNQQTATLKMSSTAGFKNSASLLTKLKPCLYVFRVLALCSLIIALARPRTVDISNQTKTTKGIDIVMAIDVSGSMLAKDLKPNRMEALKRVAGDFVSERPNDRIGLVLYASEAYTKTPVTSDKPIILEAIKGIRYDTVLQDGTGIGMGLATAVNRLKDSKAKSRVVILMTDGVNNAGFIEPETAADIAKQYGIKVYTIGIGTNGMAESPYAYAPNGGFLFKMQKVEIDEQLMKSIARKTDGTYFRATSNDRLAQIYNAINKLETTEIQELKFYDYDEKYRTFALIAVFLLLLEVGLRNTVYRSFI, encoded by the coding sequence ATGAGCAAGATAACTTTTTTAAATCCGGAATTTTTTTGGTTGTTCTTATTAATTCCGATCGTAATTGCCTGGTTTTTCTGGAAACGCAATCAGCAAACGGCAACCTTAAAAATGAGTTCAACAGCAGGTTTTAAAAATAGTGCATCACTATTAACCAAACTAAAACCTTGTCTGTATGTTTTTAGAGTGCTTGCATTATGTTCTTTAATTATTGCTTTAGCAAGACCAAGAACTGTAGACATTAGTAACCAGACAAAAACAACAAAAGGAATTGACATTGTAATGGCAATTGACGTTTCTGGGAGTATGCTGGCAAAAGATTTAAAGCCAAACCGTATGGAAGCTTTAAAAAGAGTGGCAGGAGATTTCGTTTCAGAAAGACCAAATGACAGAATTGGTTTAGTTTTATACGCCTCTGAAGCCTATACAAAAACACCCGTTACAAGTGACAAACCAATTATTCTAGAAGCCATAAAAGGAATTCGATATGATACCGTTTTACAAGACGGAACCGGAATTGGGATGGGTCTGGCAACTGCAGTAAACCGTCTTAAAGACAGTAAAGCAAAAAGCCGTGTAGTTATTCTAATGACTGATGGTGTTAACAATGCCGGTTTTATTGAACCGGAAACGGCTGCAGATATTGCAAAACAATACGGAATAAAAGTCTATACAATTGGTATTGGAACAAACGGAATGGCAGAATCTCCATACGCTTACGCACCAAACGGAGGTTTCTTATTCAAAATGCAAAAAGTCGAGATAGATGAACAATTAATGAAAAGTATAGCCCGTAAAACTGATGGAACGTATTTTAGAGCAACAAGTAACGATAGACTAGCTCAAATTTACAACGCAATCAATAAACTGGAAACAACAGAAATTCAGGAATTGAAATTCTATGATTATGACGAAAAATATAGAACTTTTGCATTAATTGCAGTCTTTTTATTATTATTGGAAGTCGGCTTGAGAAATACAGTTTACAGAAGCTTCATTTAA
- a CDS encoding SDR family NAD(P)-dependent oxidoreductase, producing the protein MKKTVLITGATSGIGKATAQIMAKNNYKVILCGRRKDRLTELEKELSVFTEVHSLSFDVRDKDAVFESINSLPADFSTVDVLINNAGNAHGLDPIQNGNIEDWDAMIDINVKGLLYVSKAIIPQMIERKSGHIINIGSIAGKEVYPNGNVYCASKHAVDAINNGMRMDLNPYGIRVGAIHPGMVETEFSEVRFKGDVDRASTVYKGVDALQAEDIADIIHFVVSRKYHVNIADLIVYPTAQASATIVKRD; encoded by the coding sequence ATGAAAAAAACAGTTTTAATTACTGGAGCCACAAGCGGAATTGGAAAAGCAACTGCGCAGATAATGGCAAAAAACAATTACAAAGTTATCCTTTGCGGAAGACGTAAAGATCGTTTGACAGAACTTGAAAAAGAGCTTTCGGTTTTTACAGAAGTACATTCTTTATCATTTGATGTTCGTGATAAAGATGCTGTTTTTGAAAGTATTAATTCATTGCCAGCGGATTTTTCGACTGTTGATGTTTTAATAAATAATGCAGGGAATGCACACGGTTTAGATCCAATTCAAAATGGAAATATTGAAGATTGGGATGCCATGATCGATATCAATGTAAAAGGACTTTTATATGTTTCTAAGGCTATAATTCCGCAAATGATTGAGCGTAAATCGGGGCATATTATCAATATTGGCTCTATAGCCGGTAAAGAAGTGTATCCAAACGGAAATGTGTACTGTGCGTCTAAACATGCTGTTGATGCAATTAACAATGGAATGCGAATGGATTTGAATCCTTACGGAATTAGAGTAGGCGCAATACATCCGGGAATGGTTGAAACTGAGTTTAGCGAAGTACGTTTTAAAGGCGATGTTGACAGAGCTTCAACGGTTTATAAAGGTGTAGATGCTTTACAAGCTGAAGATATTGCCGATATTATTCATTTTGTGGTTTCGAGAAAGTATCATGTTAATATTGCTGACTTGATCGTTTATCCAACTGCTCAGGCATCTGCAACAATAGTCAAAAGAGATTAA
- a CDS encoding vWA domain-containing protein, whose protein sequence is MELDEKKYLYLLFLLPIMVCIFLFNMYWKRKKQREFGDLEMVKKLSPERSVFKPVLKLTVILLALTCLIIGLVNPKIGTKMETVKREGIDIVFAVDVSKSMLAEDVAPNRLEKSKQLVSQIINQLGSDRIGIVAYAGSAFPVLPITSDYSVAKMFLQSMSPDMVSSQGTSLDEAIRLSSTYFDEKSKTSKLLILISDGEDHSEGATVAAEEANKIGMKIITIGIGTEKGGTIPLKENGVVRSHQKDQNGTIVITKLNQEGLKSIAKATKGGYVYGGNTKEVLEYVKNALNNIQKTEFEATQMAEFQSQFQWFIGFAFLLLFLDIFLLERKTNWIKELNLFNEKK, encoded by the coding sequence ATGGAATTAGACGAAAAAAAATATTTATACCTTTTATTCTTACTGCCAATCATGGTATGTATTTTTCTTTTCAATATGTACTGGAAAAGAAAAAAACAACGTGAATTTGGTGATCTCGAAATGGTAAAGAAGCTGAGTCCTGAACGTTCTGTTTTCAAGCCAGTATTAAAATTAACCGTAATACTTTTGGCTCTTACTTGTCTAATTATCGGATTAGTAAACCCTAAGATTGGAACCAAAATGGAAACTGTAAAACGCGAAGGTATTGATATCGTTTTTGCTGTCGATGTTTCTAAAAGTATGCTGGCCGAAGATGTTGCTCCAAACCGCTTAGAGAAAAGTAAACAATTGGTTTCCCAAATCATTAATCAATTAGGAAGTGACAGAATAGGAATCGTGGCCTATGCCGGAAGTGCTTTCCCTGTACTGCCAATTACAAGCGACTACAGTGTTGCCAAAATGTTCCTTCAAAGCATGAGTCCGGATATGGTTTCATCTCAAGGAACTTCACTTGATGAAGCGATCAGGTTATCATCGACTTACTTTGACGAAAAAAGTAAAACCAGCAAGTTGTTAATTTTAATATCAGATGGTGAAGATCATTCTGAAGGAGCTACAGTTGCTGCAGAAGAAGCCAATAAAATTGGAATGAAAATCATCACAATTGGTATTGGTACCGAAAAAGGAGGAACAATTCCGTTAAAAGAAAATGGTGTCGTTAGAAGTCATCAAAAAGACCAAAACGGAACAATTGTTATTACAAAATTAAATCAGGAAGGATTAAAATCCATTGCAAAAGCAACAAAAGGTGGTTATGTTTACGGTGGTAATACAAAAGAAGTTTTAGAATATGTAAAAAATGCCCTGAACAATATTCAGAAAACAGAGTTTGAAGCAACCCAAATGGCCGAGTTTCAATCACAGTTTCAATGGTTTATTGGTTTTGCTTTTCTTTTATTGTTCTTAGATATTTTCCTTTTGGAAAGAAAAACAAACTGGATAAAAGAGTTGAATTTATTTAACGAAAAGAAATAA
- a CDS encoding cystathionine gamma-synthase — MKFNTKVIHGGQHHDPSTGAVMPPVYQTSTFIQTSPGKPLADYEYSRASNPTRTALENALASIENGTRGLAFSSGLAATDCILRSFKAGDEIIAMDDLYGGTYRMFSRIYKDSGIKFHFVDMTDIAKLKSLINENTKLVWVETPTNPLMKLADIEEVAKITKANKILFAVDNTFATPYLQKPLDLGADIVMHSATKYLGGHSDVIAGALIVKDEALGDQLHFQQFATGATLGPMDSFLVLRGIKTLSLRVQRHCENGEKVVEFLSNHPKINTVYYPGLKNHPFHEIAKKQMKAFGGMVSFTFKSGKKEDSIAFLEKLKVFTLAESLGGVESLANHPALMTHASIPADKRAEVGITDDLVRLSVGIEDAEDLIADLQQALA; from the coding sequence ATGAAATTCAATACAAAAGTAATACATGGTGGTCAGCATCATGATCCAAGTACCGGAGCCGTTATGCCTCCTGTGTATCAAACTTCAACTTTTATTCAGACAAGTCCAGGCAAGCCGTTGGCTGATTATGAATATAGCAGGGCATCAAATCCAACTCGTACAGCCTTAGAAAATGCTTTGGCAAGTATTGAAAATGGTACACGCGGATTAGCTTTTTCATCAGGATTAGCAGCAACAGATTGCATCTTAAGATCATTTAAGGCCGGCGATGAAATTATTGCAATGGATGATTTGTACGGTGGAACTTATAGAATGTTTTCGAGAATTTATAAAGATTCAGGAATTAAATTTCATTTTGTAGATATGACTGATATTGCAAAATTGAAATCATTAATCAATGAAAATACAAAATTGGTTTGGGTAGAAACACCAACAAATCCATTAATGAAACTGGCAGATATTGAAGAAGTTGCTAAAATTACAAAAGCGAACAAAATTTTGTTTGCTGTAGATAATACGTTTGCGACACCTTACTTGCAAAAACCACTAGATTTAGGAGCCGATATCGTTATGCATTCTGCTACTAAATATTTGGGAGGACATTCTGATGTTATTGCGGGCGCTTTAATTGTAAAAGATGAAGCTTTGGGAGATCAATTGCATTTTCAGCAATTTGCTACCGGAGCAACCTTAGGGCCAATGGATAGCTTTTTGGTTTTGAGAGGAATTAAAACGCTTTCTTTAAGAGTTCAGAGACATTGCGAAAACGGAGAAAAAGTGGTGGAGTTTTTAAGTAATCACCCAAAAATTAATACGGTTTATTACCCTGGATTAAAAAATCATCCTTTTCATGAAATCGCTAAAAAGCAAATGAAAGCTTTTGGAGGAATGGTTTCTTTTACTTTTAAATCTGGAAAAAAAGAAGATTCAATTGCCTTTTTAGAGAAATTGAAAGTGTTTACTTTGGCAGAATCTTTAGGAGGAGTTGAATCTTTAGCAAATCATCCGGCTTTAATGACACACGCTTCAATTCCTGCTGATAAGAGAGCAGAAGTTGGTATTACTGATGATTTGGTTCGTTTAAGTGTTGGGATTGAAGATGCAGAAGACTTAATTGCTGATCTGCAACAGGCTTTAGCATAA
- a CDS encoding four helix bundle protein, translating to MNKQELENRLIDFAASIILLTITFEKNYAGNHLLGQITRSSTSPALNYGEAQSAESKRDFIHKMGICLKELRETFVCLKIIEKANLSSDHENLSRAKIEVNQLISIFVSSIKTSKNNS from the coding sequence ATGAATAAACAGGAATTAGAAAATAGATTGATTGATTTTGCTGCAAGCATTATATTATTAACTATTACTTTTGAAAAGAATTACGCTGGCAATCATTTACTAGGGCAAATAACCCGTTCCAGTACTTCTCCGGCCTTAAATTATGGTGAAGCACAAAGTGCTGAAAGTAAAAGAGATTTTATTCATAAAATGGGAATTTGTTTAAAAGAATTAAGAGAAACTTTTGTTTGTTTAAAAATTATTGAAAAAGCAAATTTATCATCAGATCATGAAAATTTATCCCGGGCAAAAATAGAGGTCAATCAATTAATATCAATTTTCGTTTCGAGTATCAAAACATCAAAAAATAATTCATAA
- a CDS encoding ATP-binding protein, producing the protein MINKRLLIKNLLAHNDESSFYDKKRQLNLHSREGKGKFLKHICALSNSNPANNSYIVVGVEDHDNEIVGDDFFDDSRIQNLVNAFLENPPKIQYENVPFPNLPKDKVIGLVTIKPNSKISYFKKGIHTILANSIFIRRGSNSIPLEIGEEFEKNYQNTETVIGIENSSRNSIQYTLDGVFDFMNFRHKDMSPKYYVFKELFVICWAGVAKKSRDKTFLSRVDIELINEQVKLFYSAQDVVTIVYNEDSFTITEYVPLGLNDKTSYYPLEKQTIHFFDNGYYKIDREMLFQPPEFNRKMLYHIYNSNIALLQKLQKGFVLSDRELVDLENLPSTFMICYLNGFDEAKQKLIDSKLLLKPFPQVYLSFKEALRILRKMKYDVQ; encoded by the coding sequence ATGATCAATAAACGCCTTTTAATAAAAAACCTGCTCGCTCATAATGACGAGAGCAGTTTTTATGATAAAAAAAGGCAATTGAATCTTCATTCACGAGAGGGGAAAGGAAAGTTCCTCAAGCATATTTGTGCATTATCCAATTCAAATCCAGCCAATAATTCTTACATCGTTGTTGGTGTTGAGGATCATGACAATGAAATTGTAGGTGATGATTTTTTTGATGATAGCAGAATTCAAAATCTCGTTAATGCCTTTTTAGAAAATCCTCCAAAAATTCAATATGAAAATGTACCTTTTCCGAATCTTCCAAAGGATAAGGTAATCGGTTTGGTTACTATAAAACCCAATAGTAAAATTTCATATTTTAAAAAAGGAATTCACACAATACTTGCAAATAGCATATTTATTAGGCGTGGCAGTAATTCGATTCCGTTAGAAATTGGTGAAGAATTCGAAAAAAACTATCAAAATACTGAAACTGTAATTGGAATTGAAAATAGTTCCCGAAATAGTATTCAATATACACTAGATGGTGTTTTTGATTTCATGAATTTCAGGCATAAAGATATGTCGCCAAAATATTATGTCTTTAAAGAACTCTTTGTGATTTGTTGGGCGGGAGTTGCAAAGAAATCCCGCGACAAAACTTTTTTATCTCGCGTAGATATTGAGTTAATCAATGAGCAGGTAAAGCTTTTTTATTCGGCTCAGGATGTTGTTACTATTGTTTACAATGAGGATAGTTTCACCATTACAGAATATGTTCCATTGGGATTAAATGACAAAACAAGTTATTATCCTCTAGAAAAACAAACGATTCATTTTTTTGATAACGGGTACTATAAAATCGATCGTGAGATGCTTTTTCAGCCACCAGAATTCAATCGAAAGATGTTGTACCATATTTATAATTCGAATATTGCATTGCTTCAAAAATTGCAAAAAGGATTTGTTTTATCAGACAGAGAATTAGTTGATCTTGAGAATCTGCCATCGACATTTATGATTTGCTATTTAAACGGGTTTGATGAAGCCAAACAAAAATTAATTGATTCAAAATTGTTGTTGAAACCTTTTCCACAAGTGTACTTGTCTTTTAAAGAAGCACTTCGTATTTTGCGTAAAATGAAATATGATGTTCAGTAA
- a CDS encoding DUF58 domain-containing protein, producing the protein MDTKELLKKVRKIEIKTKRLSNHIFSGEYHSSFKGRGMTFSEVRQYQYGDDIRNIDWNVTARYNEAHVKVFEEERELTMVLMVDISGSEGFGSKTQFKKDIVTEIAATMAFSATQNNDKIGLILFSDNVELYIPPKKGRSHVLRIIRELIEFEPKSQKTDVAQALKFLSGTQKKKAIVFMISDFMSDNYEQTLKIASKKHDLTGVRVYDIREEKIPNLGMVTMLDAETGKTHLVDTGSKTVRMNYEKHYQERLHYFQDTFRKSGAGVVNTRVDENYVTKLLGYFKSR; encoded by the coding sequence ATGGATACAAAAGAGCTTTTAAAAAAAGTACGGAAAATAGAAATTAAAACCAAAAGACTGAGTAATCATATCTTTTCGGGAGAATACCACTCTTCATTTAAAGGACGAGGAATGACGTTTAGCGAGGTACGTCAATACCAATACGGAGATGATATTCGTAATATCGATTGGAATGTAACCGCACGCTACAACGAAGCTCACGTTAAAGTATTTGAAGAAGAACGTGAATTGACCATGGTTTTAATGGTTGATATTTCGGGCTCCGAAGGTTTTGGTTCAAAAACTCAATTTAAAAAAGACATCGTCACGGAGATTGCCGCAACGATGGCTTTTTCGGCTACACAAAATAATGACAAAATTGGTTTAATATTATTCTCAGATAATGTAGAACTGTATATTCCACCAAAAAAAGGCCGTTCACACGTTTTAAGAATCATTCGTGAATTAATAGAATTCGAACCAAAGAGTCAAAAAACAGACGTTGCTCAGGCATTAAAATTCTTGTCAGGAACCCAAAAAAAGAAAGCCATTGTATTTATGATTTCAGATTTTATGTCTGATAATTACGAGCAAACTTTAAAAATTGCTTCAAAAAAACATGACCTTACCGGAGTTCGCGTTTATGATATTCGTGAGGAAAAAATTCCAAATCTAGGTATGGTAACCATGCTTGATGCCGAAACCGGAAAAACACATCTGGTAGATACTGGCTCAAAAACAGTTCGAATGAATTACGAGAAACATTATCAGGAAAGACTGCATTATTTTCAGGATACATTTCGTAAATCGGGTGCTGGTGTTGTAAATACGAGAGTTGACGAAAATTATGTAACAAAACTATTGGGCTATTTCAAATCAAGATAA
- a CDS encoding DUF3298 and DUF4163 domain-containing protein: MKHYTFLVFLFLIFTSCNKELSFENETFEEKSAIPCKSDCPKVTIDIPVAKNIKITADSINKKIFSVVKEIIYFGEDPKSVHDYHSLAKSFIDSYEEMHKKFPSETFGWEGKIKGNIEFESDQILNIKIDHYTFTGGAHGYQGFKSLLFNPQTGKTIFNNQLFKNQNEFKVFAEKRFREKYKIPTTANINATGLMFENDKFQLPQNIFYTEEGLLLYYNSYEAGSYADGPKEILFPYEEVSKYLNFQ, from the coding sequence ATGAAACATTATACTTTTTTAGTCTTTCTGTTTTTGATATTTACAAGTTGTAACAAAGAGCTTTCATTTGAGAATGAAACATTTGAAGAAAAATCTGCCATTCCATGCAAGAGCGATTGTCCAAAAGTTACTATTGACATTCCTGTTGCAAAAAATATTAAAATTACTGCCGACAGTATAAATAAAAAGATTTTTTCTGTTGTAAAAGAAATAATCTATTTTGGAGAAGATCCAAAATCAGTACATGACTACCATTCTCTTGCCAAATCATTCATTGATTCTTATGAAGAAATGCACAAAAAATTTCCAAGCGAAACTTTTGGCTGGGAAGGAAAAATTAAAGGAAATATTGAATTTGAATCAGATCAGATTTTAAATATCAAAATTGATCATTATACTTTTACTGGCGGAGCACATGGTTATCAGGGTTTTAAATCTTTACTATTTAATCCGCAAACAGGAAAAACTATATTCAACAACCAATTGTTTAAAAACCAAAATGAGTTCAAAGTTTTTGCTGAAAAAAGATTTCGCGAGAAATACAAAATTCCAACCACTGCAAATATAAATGCAACGGGATTAATGTTTGAAAACGATAAATTTCAGCTACCACAAAATATTTTTTATACTGAAGAAGGCCTTCTTTTATACTACAACTCATACGAAGCAGGCTCCTACGCCGATGGCCCAAAAGAAATCTTATTTCCTTATGAAGAAGTGAGCAAATATTTAAATTTTCAGTAA
- a CDS encoding tetratricopeptide repeat protein, protein MKNLLLYILLTFSLAVSAQEKDKTLPAANEEYKQDKFVDAEANYRISQSKFPKKTTASYNLGNSIYKQNQVSEAKFAYANAIKNAKTRPEKHKAFHNLGNVFMKEKDYTQAVNAYKEALRNDPTDDETRYNYALAKQKLKENPPKNDKKDKNKDKDKDKDKNKDKDKDKNKDKDKDKKDDKGDKDKDKKDGKNDPKKDDKSDNKGEPKPQPGGISKDRVQNLLDAVNNEEKKIQDKVNAQKVKGNPKPTEKDW, encoded by the coding sequence ATGAAAAATTTACTTCTTTATATTTTACTAACGTTTTCTTTAGCAGTTTCTGCTCAGGAAAAAGACAAAACATTGCCTGCAGCGAATGAAGAATATAAACAGGATAAATTTGTTGATGCCGAAGCCAATTATAGAATTTCGCAATCCAAATTTCCAAAAAAGACAACTGCTTCTTATAATTTAGGAAATAGCATTTACAAACAAAATCAAGTTTCTGAGGCAAAATTTGCTTACGCGAATGCCATAAAAAATGCCAAAACAAGACCCGAAAAACACAAAGCGTTTCATAACTTAGGAAATGTCTTTATGAAAGAGAAGGACTATACACAAGCTGTAAACGCTTATAAAGAAGCCTTAAGAAATGATCCTACGGATGATGAAACACGATACAATTATGCCTTGGCCAAACAAAAACTAAAAGAAAATCCTCCTAAAAACGATAAAAAAGACAAGAATAAGGATAAAGACAAGGACAAGGATAAAAATAAAGATAAAGACAAGGATAAAAACAAGGATAAGGATAAAGATAAAAAAGACGACAAAGGCGATAAAGACAAGGATAAAAAAGATGGCAAAAACGATCCTAAGAAAGATGACAAATCTGACAATAAAGGAGAACCAAAGCCACAACCTGGAGGAATATCAAAAGATCGCGTTCAGAATTTATTAGATGCCGTTAATAACGAAGAGAAAAAAATTCAGGATAAAGTAAATGCCCAAAAAGTAAAAGGAAATCCTAAACCAACAGAAAAAGACTGGTAA
- a CDS encoding AAA family ATPase: protein MEENTTTLDIRAINEKIERESAFIDLLTMEMNKVIVGQKHMVERLLIGLLGQGHILLEGVPGLAKTLAINTLSQAVQGSFSRIQFTPDLLPADVVGTMIYNIKQNEFSIKKGPVFANFVLADEINRAPAKVQSALLEAMQEKQVTIGDTTFKLDRPFLVLATQNPVEQEGTYQLPEAQVDRFMLKTVIDYPKIDEERFVIRQNLKGSYEKVNPVVSVEQILRAQEAVREVYMDEKIEKYILDIIFATRYPEKYKLADLKPLISFGASPRGSINLANAAKCYAFIKRRGYVIPEDVRAVVHDVLRHRIGITYEAEAENVTSVDIINKIVNEIEVP, encoded by the coding sequence ATGGAAGAAAATACAACGACTTTAGACATTAGAGCGATTAATGAAAAAATTGAAAGAGAAAGTGCTTTTATAGACCTTCTTACAATGGAAATGAACAAAGTCATTGTGGGCCAGAAACATATGGTCGAGCGCTTATTAATTGGACTTTTAGGACAAGGGCATATTTTACTGGAAGGTGTACCTGGTCTGGCCAAGACTTTAGCGATAAATACTTTGTCTCAGGCTGTACAAGGTTCTTTCAGCCGAATTCAGTTTACTCCTGATTTATTGCCTGCCGATGTTGTTGGAACAATGATCTACAACATCAAACAAAATGAATTTTCTATAAAAAAGGGACCTGTTTTTGCCAATTTCGTTCTTGCAGATGAGATTAACCGTGCTCCTGCAAAAGTTCAGTCGGCTTTATTAGAGGCGATGCAGGAAAAACAAGTTACTATTGGCGACACCACTTTCAAATTAGATCGTCCGTTTTTAGTTCTTGCAACTCAAAATCCTGTTGAGCAAGAAGGAACATATCAGCTTCCTGAAGCACAGGTTGACCGTTTTATGCTTAAAACTGTAATTGATTATCCAAAAATCGATGAAGAGCGTTTTGTAATTCGTCAAAACCTAAAAGGATCTTACGAAAAAGTAAATCCTGTAGTTTCAGTTGAACAAATCCTGCGTGCGCAAGAAGCTGTTCGTGAAGTTTATATGGATGAAAAAATCGAAAAATATATCCTGGATATCATTTTTGCTACTCGTTATCCGGAAAAATACAAACTGGCAGACTTAAAACCTCTTATTAGTTTTGGAGCTTCACCACGTGGAAGTATCAACTTGGCAAATGCTGCAAAATGCTACGCTTTTATCAAACGTCGTGGTTATGTCATTCCGGAAGATGTTCGTGCAGTTGTGCACGATGTTTTACGTCACAGAATCGGAATCACTTACGAAGCAGAGGCAGAAAACGTTACTTCTGTAGACATTATCAACAAAATCGTAAACGAGATTGAAGTACCTTAA